Proteins co-encoded in one Anguilla anguilla isolate fAngAng1 chromosome 16, fAngAng1.pri, whole genome shotgun sequence genomic window:
- the slc25a44a gene encoding solute carrier family 25 member 44a, with protein sequence MQQKRNIQIIEWEDLDKRKFYSFGVFMTMTIRAAVYPATLIRTRLQVQKGKSLYSGTFDAFFKILRAEGVRGLYRGFMVNTFTLISGQGYITTYELVRKYVSRYSSDNTLKSLVAGGSASLVAQSITVPIDVVSQQLMMQGQGEHLTRFKVKPKMVMAAGKYKVTFGQTRDIIVQIFAVDGFRGFYRGYVASLLTYIPNSAVWWPFYHFYAEQLSKMAPSECPHLILQAMAGPLAAATASTVTNPMDVVRARVQVEGRTSVIETFKTLLAEEGFWGMTKGLSARIISSTPTAIVMVVGYETLKKLSLRPELVDSRHW encoded by the exons ATGCAGCAGAAACGTAACATTCAGATCATCGAGTGGGAGGACCTGGACAAGAGGAAGTTCTACTCCTTTGGCGTGTTCATGACCATGACGATCCGGGCAGCGGTGTACCCGGCCACGCTGATCCGCACGCGGCTGCAGGTGCAGAAGGGCAAGTCGCTGTACAGCGGCACCTTCGACGCCTTCTTCAAGATCCTGCGGGCCGAGGGCGTGCGCGGCCTGTACCGCGGCTTCATGGTCAACACCTTCACGCTCATCTCCGGCCAGGGCTACATCACCACCTACGAGCTGGTGCGCAAGTACGTCTCGCGCTACTCCTCCGACAACACGCTCAAGTCGCTGGTGGCGGGCGGCTCGGCCTCGCTGGTGGCGCAGAGCATCACGGTGCCCATCGACGTGGTGTCCCAGCAGCTGATGATGCAGGGCCAGGGCGAGCACCTGACCCGCTTCAAAGTCAAGCCCAAGATGGTGATGGCGGCCGGGAAGTACAAGGTGACGTTTGGACAGACGCGGGACATAATCGTGCAGATCTTCGCGGTAGACGGCTTCCGCGGGTTCTACAGGGGATACGTGGCTTCCCTCTTGACGTACATCCCGAACAGTGCCGTCTGGTGGCCTTTTTATCACTTCTACGCAG AGCAGCTCTCCAAGATGGCGCCCAGTGAGTGTCCTCACCTGATCCTGCAGGCCATGGCGGGGCCACTGGCTGCGGCCACCGCGTCCACCGTCACCAACCCCATGGACGTGGTGAGGGCCCGAGTGCAG gTGGAAGGCCGGACGTCGGTCATTGAGACTTTTAAGACGCTGCTGGCTGAGGAGGGTTTCTGGGGAATGACCAAGGGGCTCTCTGCTCGCATCATCTCCTCCACGCCCACGGCTATCGTCATGGTGGTGGGGTACGAGACGCTGAAGAAGCTGAGCCTGAGGCCGGAGCTGGTGGACTCCAGGCACTGGTAG
- the wdr61 gene encoding WD repeat-containing protein 61 isoform X1: MNEFSGPVLTFGSFPRKDGTGALVILTHPKSTLPWDRRWRLNQDSVTRPSFCGGVCSATSLFPLGRRLRYFKNSKIGNGKMSTQYSILFKQEHAHDDAIWTTAWGQNEKDRTETIITGSLDDTVKVWKWSEEKLELQWTLENHQLGVVSVDISHNGALAASSSLDANIRLWDLESGKQIKSMDAGPVDAWTVAFSPDSRYIATGSHLGKVNIFGVESGKKEHSLDTRGKFILSIAYSPDGKYLASGAIDGIINIFDIATGKLLHTLEGHAMPIRSLTFSPDSQLLVTASDDGYIKIYDVQHANLAGTLSGHGSWVLNVAFSPDHTHFVSSSSDKSVKVWDASSRTCVNTFFDHQDQVWSVKYNVDGSKIVSAGDDRAIHIYDCPM; encoded by the exons ATGAACGAGTTTTCTGGACCTGTTTTGACCTTCGGCAGCTTTCCAAGAAAAG ACGGGACGGGGGCTTTGGTGATTCTCACCCACCCCAAATCCACGCTCCCTTGGGATCGGCGGTGGAGGCTAAACCAAGA CTCTGTGACACGCCCTTCTTTCTGTGGTGGAGTCTGCTCAGCAACGTCTCTCTTTCCCCTGGGCAG AAGGCTGCGTTATTTCAAAAATTCGAAGATCGGAAACGGCAAAATGAGCACGCAG tatAGCATACTGTTCAAGCAAGAACATG CTCACGATGACGCCATCTGGACCACAGCCTGGGGTCAGAATGAAAAGGACCGCACGGAGACTATCATCACTGGGTCGCTGGATGATACTGTCAAAGTTtggaaatg GTCAGAGGAGAAGCTGGAGCTCCAGTGGACACTGGAAAACCACCAACTGGGCGTGGTGTCCGTGGACATCAGTCACAACGGCGCCCTTGCAGCTTCCAGCTCGTTGGACGCCAACATTCGACTCTGGGACCTGGAGTCCGGGAAGCAGATCAAATCCATGGATGCGGGGCCAG TGGATGCCTGGACAGTGGCGTTCTCTCCGGACTCAAGATACATTGCCACAGGTAGCCACCTGGGCAAGGTGAACATCTTCGGAGTTGAGAGCGGGAAGAAGGAGCACTCCCTGGACACTCGGGGGAAATTCATCCTGAGCATCGCTTAC AGTCCTGATGGAAAGTATTTGGCCAGTGGGGCTATAGATGGaatcattaatatttttgatattgcaACTGGGAAACTTCTCCACACGCTGGAag GCCACGCCATGCCCATTAGATCGCTGACGTTCTCGCCAGATTCCCAGCTCTTGGTGACGGCCTCCGATGACGGCTACATCAAGATTTACGACGT GCAGCACGCCAACCTGGCGGGAACGCTAAGCGGACACGGGTCCTGGGTGCTGAACGTGGCCTTCTCCCCCGACCACACGCACTTCGTCTCCAG CTCTTCAGATAAGAGTGTGAAGGTTTGGGATGCCAGCTCCAGGACCTGTGTCAACACCTTCTTTGATCATCAGGACCAG GTGTGGAGTGTTAAGTACAATGTGGACGGCTCCAAGATCGTGTCTGCGGGAGACGACCGGGCCATCCACATTTATGACTGTCCgatgtga
- the wdr61 gene encoding WD repeat-containing protein 61 isoform X3, whose amino-acid sequence MRTLHSVTRPSFCGGVCSATSLFPLGRRLRYFKNSKIGNGKMSTQYSILFKQEHAHDDAIWTTAWGQNEKDRTETIITGSLDDTVKVWKWSEEKLELQWTLENHQLGVVSVDISHNGALAASSSLDANIRLWDLESGKQIKSMDAGPVDAWTVAFSPDSRYIATGSHLGKVNIFGVESGKKEHSLDTRGKFILSIAYSPDGKYLASGAIDGIINIFDIATGKLLHTLEGHAMPIRSLTFSPDSQLLVTASDDGYIKIYDVQHANLAGTLSGHGSWVLNVAFSPDHTHFVSSSSDKSVKVWDASSRTCVNTFFDHQDQVWSVKYNVDGSKIVSAGDDRAIHIYDCPM is encoded by the exons ATGAGAACACTGCA CTCTGTGACACGCCCTTCTTTCTGTGGTGGAGTCTGCTCAGCAACGTCTCTCTTTCCCCTGGGCAG AAGGCTGCGTTATTTCAAAAATTCGAAGATCGGAAACGGCAAAATGAGCACGCAG tatAGCATACTGTTCAAGCAAGAACATG CTCACGATGACGCCATCTGGACCACAGCCTGGGGTCAGAATGAAAAGGACCGCACGGAGACTATCATCACTGGGTCGCTGGATGATACTGTCAAAGTTtggaaatg GTCAGAGGAGAAGCTGGAGCTCCAGTGGACACTGGAAAACCACCAACTGGGCGTGGTGTCCGTGGACATCAGTCACAACGGCGCCCTTGCAGCTTCCAGCTCGTTGGACGCCAACATTCGACTCTGGGACCTGGAGTCCGGGAAGCAGATCAAATCCATGGATGCGGGGCCAG TGGATGCCTGGACAGTGGCGTTCTCTCCGGACTCAAGATACATTGCCACAGGTAGCCACCTGGGCAAGGTGAACATCTTCGGAGTTGAGAGCGGGAAGAAGGAGCACTCCCTGGACACTCGGGGGAAATTCATCCTGAGCATCGCTTAC AGTCCTGATGGAAAGTATTTGGCCAGTGGGGCTATAGATGGaatcattaatatttttgatattgcaACTGGGAAACTTCTCCACACGCTGGAag GCCACGCCATGCCCATTAGATCGCTGACGTTCTCGCCAGATTCCCAGCTCTTGGTGACGGCCTCCGATGACGGCTACATCAAGATTTACGACGT GCAGCACGCCAACCTGGCGGGAACGCTAAGCGGACACGGGTCCTGGGTGCTGAACGTGGCCTTCTCCCCCGACCACACGCACTTCGTCTCCAG CTCTTCAGATAAGAGTGTGAAGGTTTGGGATGCCAGCTCCAGGACCTGTGTCAACACCTTCTTTGATCATCAGGACCAG GTGTGGAGTGTTAAGTACAATGTGGACGGCTCCAAGATCGTGTCTGCGGGAGACGACCGGGCCATCCACATTTATGACTGTCCgatgtga
- the wdr61 gene encoding WD repeat-containing protein 61 isoform X4: MSTQYSILFKQEHAHDDAIWTTAWGQNEKDRTETIITGSLDDTVKVWKWSEEKLELQWTLENHQLGVVSVDISHNGALAASSSLDANIRLWDLESGKQIKSMDAGPVDAWTVAFSPDSRYIATGSHLGKVNIFGVESGKKEHSLDTRGKFILSIAYSPDGKYLASGAIDGIINIFDIATGKLLHTLEGHAMPIRSLTFSPDSQLLVTASDDGYIKIYDVQHANLAGTLSGHGSWVLNVAFSPDHTHFVSSSSDKSVKVWDASSRTCVNTFFDHQDQVWSVKYNVDGSKIVSAGDDRAIHIYDCPM, from the exons ATGAGCACGCAG tatAGCATACTGTTCAAGCAAGAACATG CTCACGATGACGCCATCTGGACCACAGCCTGGGGTCAGAATGAAAAGGACCGCACGGAGACTATCATCACTGGGTCGCTGGATGATACTGTCAAAGTTtggaaatg GTCAGAGGAGAAGCTGGAGCTCCAGTGGACACTGGAAAACCACCAACTGGGCGTGGTGTCCGTGGACATCAGTCACAACGGCGCCCTTGCAGCTTCCAGCTCGTTGGACGCCAACATTCGACTCTGGGACCTGGAGTCCGGGAAGCAGATCAAATCCATGGATGCGGGGCCAG TGGATGCCTGGACAGTGGCGTTCTCTCCGGACTCAAGATACATTGCCACAGGTAGCCACCTGGGCAAGGTGAACATCTTCGGAGTTGAGAGCGGGAAGAAGGAGCACTCCCTGGACACTCGGGGGAAATTCATCCTGAGCATCGCTTAC AGTCCTGATGGAAAGTATTTGGCCAGTGGGGCTATAGATGGaatcattaatatttttgatattgcaACTGGGAAACTTCTCCACACGCTGGAag GCCACGCCATGCCCATTAGATCGCTGACGTTCTCGCCAGATTCCCAGCTCTTGGTGACGGCCTCCGATGACGGCTACATCAAGATTTACGACGT GCAGCACGCCAACCTGGCGGGAACGCTAAGCGGACACGGGTCCTGGGTGCTGAACGTGGCCTTCTCCCCCGACCACACGCACTTCGTCTCCAG CTCTTCAGATAAGAGTGTGAAGGTTTGGGATGCCAGCTCCAGGACCTGTGTCAACACCTTCTTTGATCATCAGGACCAG GTGTGGAGTGTTAAGTACAATGTGGACGGCTCCAAGATCGTGTCTGCGGGAGACGACCGGGCCATCCACATTTATGACTGTCCgatgtga
- the wdr61 gene encoding WD repeat-containing protein 61 isoform X2, translating to MSLSSSVTRPSFCGGVCSATSLFPLGRRLRYFKNSKIGNGKMSTQYSILFKQEHAHDDAIWTTAWGQNEKDRTETIITGSLDDTVKVWKWSEEKLELQWTLENHQLGVVSVDISHNGALAASSSLDANIRLWDLESGKQIKSMDAGPVDAWTVAFSPDSRYIATGSHLGKVNIFGVESGKKEHSLDTRGKFILSIAYSPDGKYLASGAIDGIINIFDIATGKLLHTLEGHAMPIRSLTFSPDSQLLVTASDDGYIKIYDVQHANLAGTLSGHGSWVLNVAFSPDHTHFVSSSSDKSVKVWDASSRTCVNTFFDHQDQVWSVKYNVDGSKIVSAGDDRAIHIYDCPM from the exons ATGAGCCTGAGTAG CTCTGTGACACGCCCTTCTTTCTGTGGTGGAGTCTGCTCAGCAACGTCTCTCTTTCCCCTGGGCAG AAGGCTGCGTTATTTCAAAAATTCGAAGATCGGAAACGGCAAAATGAGCACGCAG tatAGCATACTGTTCAAGCAAGAACATG CTCACGATGACGCCATCTGGACCACAGCCTGGGGTCAGAATGAAAAGGACCGCACGGAGACTATCATCACTGGGTCGCTGGATGATACTGTCAAAGTTtggaaatg GTCAGAGGAGAAGCTGGAGCTCCAGTGGACACTGGAAAACCACCAACTGGGCGTGGTGTCCGTGGACATCAGTCACAACGGCGCCCTTGCAGCTTCCAGCTCGTTGGACGCCAACATTCGACTCTGGGACCTGGAGTCCGGGAAGCAGATCAAATCCATGGATGCGGGGCCAG TGGATGCCTGGACAGTGGCGTTCTCTCCGGACTCAAGATACATTGCCACAGGTAGCCACCTGGGCAAGGTGAACATCTTCGGAGTTGAGAGCGGGAAGAAGGAGCACTCCCTGGACACTCGGGGGAAATTCATCCTGAGCATCGCTTAC AGTCCTGATGGAAAGTATTTGGCCAGTGGGGCTATAGATGGaatcattaatatttttgatattgcaACTGGGAAACTTCTCCACACGCTGGAag GCCACGCCATGCCCATTAGATCGCTGACGTTCTCGCCAGATTCCCAGCTCTTGGTGACGGCCTCCGATGACGGCTACATCAAGATTTACGACGT GCAGCACGCCAACCTGGCGGGAACGCTAAGCGGACACGGGTCCTGGGTGCTGAACGTGGCCTTCTCCCCCGACCACACGCACTTCGTCTCCAG CTCTTCAGATAAGAGTGTGAAGGTTTGGGATGCCAGCTCCAGGACCTGTGTCAACACCTTCTTTGATCATCAGGACCAG GTGTGGAGTGTTAAGTACAATGTGGACGGCTCCAAGATCGTGTCTGCGGGAGACGACCGGGCCATCCACATTTATGACTGTCCgatgtga
- the crabp1a gene encoding cellular retinoic acid-binding protein 1a: protein MPPNFAGTWKMKSSEHFDELLKALGVNAMLRKVAGAAASKPHVEIRQDGEQFYIKTSTTVRTTEINFHVGQEFDEETVDGRKCRSLPTWETENKIYCKQTLLDGDGPKTYWTRELRGDELILTFGADDVVCTRIYMRE, encoded by the exons ATGCCTCCCAACTTCGCCGGCACCTGGAAAATGAAGAGCAGTGAGCATTTCGATGAACTTCTGAAAGCCCTCG GCGTAAACGCCATGCTGAGGAAGGTGGCGGGGGCGGCAGCCTCTAAGCCCCACGTGGAGATCCGCCAGGACGGGGAGCAGTTCTACATAAAGACCTCCACCACCGTGCGCACCACAGAGATCAACTTCCACGTGGGCCAGGAGTTTGACGAGGAGACGGTGGACGGGAGGAAGTGCAGG AGCTTGCCCACATGGGAGACAGAGAACAAGATATACTGTAAACAGACACTACTGGACGGAGATGGCCCCAAGACCTACTGGACAAGAGAGCTGAGGGGTGACGAGCTAATCCTG ACCTTCGGAGCGGACGACGTTGTGTGCACAAGGATTTACATGCGGGAATGA